The window GCGCAGGCCTGAGCGAGGCGAACACCGAGGTGTACCGAATCGACACCGACGGCGGACACCGACACGGCGACTGCCGCCGGAATCAGAGGGTCTTTTTCCGCTCCCGCCCGTCGTGCGACCATGGACGCGGACACGCCGACCGACGAGGTTCTCGACGAGCTCTTCTCCACTATCGAGTCGCGGAAAGCCGAGTTACCCGAGGGGTCTTACACGACGACCCTGTTCACGCACGAGAAAGGCGAGAACTACGCCCTCGAAAAACTCGGCGAAGAGGTGACAGAGACCATCCTCGCGGCGAAGGACGACGACCGAGAGGAACTGCTCTACGAGAGCGCAGACCTCGTCTACCACCTGCTCGTCGTACTGGCGATGAACGACGCGTCGCTCGACGACCTGCGCGAAGAACTGAAGAGTCGATTCTGAGGGTTACTGGAACCGAACACCGAGGTCGTGGAGTCCCTCGTTGTGCTGGGCGACGTTGATGAGAAGCGGGGTGACCGCCTCGATTTCCGCCGCGTTGGCGAGGGTGCCCCCGTCGAGGGCACGGAGTCCCTCGATACCTTCGGCGAGGAGTCGAACTGTCTCTTTCGCGTCGGAGTCGTCGGCGACGAGGAGTGTGTCGATGCCGAGGTCTGCGTCGAGGTCGGCGAGACGACCGGCCGCGAGGTTGTGGAACGCACCGACGACCGGGATTCCGTCGGGTGCCGCGTCGGCGACGAGCGCCGTCACACTCCCGGCTTTCGGCGGGTGGTAGTGGAATCCGTCGTCGTCGCGTTTGATGCCAGTCGCGGGAGTGACGAGGATGTCTCCGTCGGCGAGTGAGTCAGAGACGGTCTCGATGGTGTCGGCGACGTGGTACGGCGGCACGGCGAGGACGACGACCGTCGCGCGGTCGGCGGCCATCTCGTTCGTGAAGCCGTTGACCTTCACGTCGAGTCCGCGACTGGAGAGTTCCGTCTCGTACTCGTCTGCCTTCGCGCGGGCTTTGTCAGGGTCGCGCGACCCGATGATGACTTCGTGGTCGGTGTGGTAGGCCCAGCGGAGGGCGAGTCCTTC is drawn from Haloferax litoreum and contains these coding sequences:
- the hisE gene encoding phosphoribosyl-ATP diphosphatase, with the translated sequence MDADTPTDEVLDELFSTIESRKAELPEGSYTTTLFTHEKGENYALEKLGEEVTETILAAKDDDREELLYESADLVYHLLVVLAMNDASLDDLREELKSRF
- the npdG gene encoding NADPH-dependent F420 reductase, translated to MRIALLGGTGDIGEGLALRWAYHTDHEVIIGSRDPDKARAKADEYETELSSRGLDVKVNGFTNEMAADRATVVVLAVPPYHVADTIETVSDSLADGDILVTPATGIKRDDDGFHYHPPKAGSVTALVADAAPDGIPVVGAFHNLAAGRLADLDADLGIDTLLVADDSDAKETVRLLAEGIEGLRALDGGTLANAAEIEAVTPLLINVAQHNEGLHDLGVRFQ